The following are encoded in a window of Plectropomus leopardus isolate mb chromosome 23, YSFRI_Pleo_2.0, whole genome shotgun sequence genomic DNA:
- the si:dkey-171c9.3 gene encoding uncharacterized protein si:dkey-171c9.3, with the protein MQAANADTKVPEGLKRSHLNIGVLEEFAQNMAKNIIQSLLSQMEMVERKVDNQASRFNQNQEMLAEELASAVVEVALKEVCRGQNVGDHKEGSAETKMGGGRAKTQPFLNESDSERPTEIDLGKEIQTSKDTQPCPPPLSQSGFPVVGSLDYPDAPPTTPLFPELERSRHSFARKLKGGLAKVFLPSPPPPTPKDKEDDLDGGDPQVELMEHLMRSLSTDDLARDYFEPHIGAKMEAFAEALSCEIIDWVLKEKNGEQMGDDLHLLAHQLAATIISSSLDEAKMLV; encoded by the coding sequence ATGCAGGCAGCAAACGCAGATACAAAGGTGCCAGAGGGCCTCAAGAGAAGTCACCTAAACATTGGGGTTCTTGAGGAGTTTGCCCAAAATATGGCCAAGAACATAATCCAGTCATTACTAAGTCAAATGGAAATGGTGGAACGTAAGGTGGACAACCAGGCATCCAGATTTAATCAGAATCAGGAGATGTTGGCTGAAGAGTTAGCCTCCGCAGTGGTTGAGGTCGCTCTGAAGGAAGTGTGTAGAGGTCAAAATGTTGGGGATCACAAAGAGGGATCAGCTGAGACAAAGATGGGTGGTGGACGGGCAAAAACTCAGCCTTTTCTGAATGAATCTGACAGCGAGAGACCCACAGAGATAGATCTAGGCAAAGAAATCCAGACCTCCAAAGACACCCAACCTTGTCCTCCACCTCTGTCCCAGTCAGGGTTCCCAGTCGTGGGATCCCTCGACTACCCAGATGCTCCCCCGACCACGCCTCTCTTCCCCGAGCTTGAGAGGAGCAGACACAGTTTTGCCAGAAAGCTAAAAGGAGGCTTGGCCAAGGTTTTCTTGccttcacctcctccaccaACCCCAAAGGACAAAGAGGACGATTTGGATGGAGGCGACCCCCAAGTGGAGTTAATGGAGCATCTGATGCGCTCATTGTCCACAGATGATTTGGCAAGAGACTATTTTGAACCTCATATTGGAGCCAAGATGGAGGCTTTTGCAGAGGCTCTTTCATGTGAAATCATTGACTGGGTCTTGAAGGAAAAAAACGGAGAGCAGATGGGTGACGATCTTCATCTACTGGCTCACCAACTGGCTGCAACCATCATCTCATCCTCCCTCGATGAAGCTAAAATGCTTGTCTAG